Proteins from one Cryptomeria japonica chromosome 4, Sugi_1.0, whole genome shotgun sequence genomic window:
- the LOC131047747 gene encoding early nodulin-75-like has translation MALHHSLLLIVLLAFVSVCSSERPLPPFHHNGKPLPGAHPPTLPPPLHKPQPHHPSPFVPKPPPLHKPPFEGKPPMKGAPPLPKPQPHPASPFIPKPPPLHKPPFEKKPPIKDGHLSSPPNAHQSPPLPKVKPPLIPKPPPVHGKVPPHTINEHPTSFSHGKPHPPLTPPFHKPGSPIFNPHGQPHPPLKKSPPKPVVKPPPKHGHYNSPVMHKSPPPHPTY, from the coding sequence ATGGCTCTTCATCATTCCCTTTTACTTATCGTCTTGTTGGCATTTGTGTCAGTGTGTTCGTCGGAGAGGCCATTGCCTCCCTTCCACCACAATGGAAAGCCTTTACCAGGAGCTCACCCTCCTACGCTTCCCCCGCCACTTCACAAACCACAACCACACCATCCTTCTCCCTTTGTTCCAAAGCCTCCACCCCTTCACAAGCCCCCATTTGAAGGGAAACCTCCCATGAAAGGTGCTCCTCCACTTCCAAAGCCGCAACCACACCCCGCTTCTCCATTTATTCCAAAGCCTCCCCCACTTCACAAGCCTCCATTTGAAAAGAAACCTCCCATAAAAGATGGTCACTTGTCTTCTCCCCCTAATGCTCATCAATCTCCTCCCCTTCCCAAAGTTAAACCACCCCTTATTCCCAAGCCTCCACCAGTGCATGGCAAAGTGCCTCCTCATACCATCAATGAGCACCCCACTTCTTTCTCCCATGGAAAACCTCATCCTCCTCTTACTCCTCCATTTCACAAGCCAGGTTCCCCCATCTTCAATCCCCATGGCCAACCCCATCCTCCCTTGAAGAAATCTCCCCCCAAGCCAGTAGTAAAGCCCCCACCAAAGCATGGACACTACAATTCTCCTGTCATGCATAAGTCTCCTCCACCTCACCCTACTTATTAG
- the LOC131875316 gene encoding early nodulin-75-like: MAMALHHSLLLIVLFAFVSVCSSERPLPPFHHNGKPLPGAHPPTLPPPPHKPQPHHPSPFVPKPPPLHKPPFEKKPPMKGAQPPPLPKPQPHPASPFIPKPPPLHKAPFAKKPPMKDGHFSSPPNAHQSPPLPKVKPPLIPKPPPVHGKVLPRTINEHPTSFSHEKPHPPFDKPGSPIFNPHGQPHPPLKKSPPKPLVKPPPKHGH, encoded by the coding sequence ATGGCGATGGCTCTTCATCATTCCCTTTTACTTATCGTCTTGTTCGCATTTGTGTCCGTGTGTTCATCGGAGAGACCATTGCCTCCCTTCCACCACAATGGAAAGCCTTTACCAGGAGCTCACCCTCCTACACTTCCCCCGCCACCTCACAAACCACAACCACACCATCCTTCTCCCTTTGTTCCAAAGCCCCCACCCCTTCACAAGCCCCCATTTGAGAAGAAGCCTCCGATGAAAGGTGCTCAGCCCCCTCCACTTCCAAAGCCACAACCACACCCCGCATCTCCATTTATTCCAAAACCACCTCCACTTCACAAGGCTCCATTTGCAAAGAAACCTCCCATGAAAGATGGTCACTTCTCTTCTCCCCCTAATGCTCATCAATCTCCTCCCCTTCCCAAAGTGAAACCACCCCTCATTCCCAAGCCTCCACCAGTGCATGGTAAGGTGCTTCCTCGTACCATCAATGAACACCCCACTTCTTTCTCCCATGAAAAACCTCATCCTCCATTTGACAAGCCAGGTTCCCCCATCTTCAATCCCCATGGCCAACCCCATCCTCCCTTGAAGAAATCTCCTCCCAAGCCACTAGTAAAGCCCCCACCAAAGCATGGACACTAA